A DNA window from Nitrospirota bacterium contains the following coding sequences:
- a CDS encoding alpha-amylase family glycosyl hydrolase, whose product MAEEDRTILRQSGMGAIPHARSVTFRVWAPHAERVYVVGSFNGWKETSPSLAREENGYWSIDVPEAKMGDEYRYVIHTPADWKLPPLSRIDPYARKVTNATGNGIIYGPQAFDWGGDTFQMPTGNELVIYEMHVGTFHVKEKGHMGTFESAIEKFPYLKELGINAIEVMPIKEFAGDFSWGYNPSHPFTIASIYGGPDAFKRFVKSAHDQGIAIIVDVVYNHFGPDNLDLWQFDGWSENEKGGIYFYNDHRSKTPWGDTRPDYGRSEVRQYLRDNALMWFEEYHVDGLRWDMIIYISSIDGNEGNPANDIPEGWSLMQWINGEIQKKFPGKISIGESMRNNPWVTKDAGAGGLGFNAQWDAEFVHPVRQAVIVRDDKDRDLGEVVKAIEHRYDPDVFRRVIYTESHDEVANGRARVPEEIWPGNVDSWFSKKRSTLGAALVLTSPGIPMIFQGQELLEDRWFQDKDPIDWSRTAAENGILSMYRDLIALRRNLSGVTRGLCGQTMHIYHVDHEAKVIAFHRSDKQGPKDSSIVVVNMTNQNRDGYVIGFPRAGLWKTRFNSDSYNYDPHFANHPTTDVVTRAEGADGLPCSGGIGIGPYTVVIFSQDE is encoded by the coding sequence ATGGCAGAAGAAGATCGCACAATATTAAGACAATCGGGCATGGGGGCCATTCCCCATGCAAGGAGTGTGACCTTTCGGGTATGGGCGCCGCATGCTGAAAGGGTTTACGTGGTCGGTTCCTTCAATGGCTGGAAGGAAACTTCTCCATCTCTGGCCAGAGAGGAGAACGGATACTGGTCTATTGACGTGCCAGAGGCAAAAATGGGAGACGAGTACCGATATGTGATTCACACGCCAGCTGATTGGAAGCTCCCTCCTCTCTCTCGCATTGATCCTTATGCCAGAAAGGTGACGAACGCAACGGGCAACGGGATCATCTATGGGCCTCAAGCTTTCGATTGGGGTGGTGATACCTTCCAGATGCCCACGGGAAATGAGCTTGTCATTTACGAAATGCACGTCGGTACCTTTCACGTTAAAGAGAAAGGACACATGGGGACGTTTGAAAGTGCCATTGAAAAATTTCCTTACCTTAAAGAACTAGGTATCAATGCTATCGAAGTGATGCCGATCAAGGAATTTGCGGGCGATTTTTCGTGGGGGTACAATCCGTCACATCCTTTTACCATCGCAAGCATTTATGGCGGACCGGATGCTTTTAAGCGATTTGTCAAGTCGGCCCACGATCAAGGGATCGCCATCATCGTAGATGTCGTTTACAACCACTTTGGTCCGGACAATCTTGATCTGTGGCAGTTTGACGGTTGGAGCGAAAATGAGAAGGGTGGGATTTACTTTTACAACGATCACCGCTCGAAAACACCCTGGGGCGATACACGACCTGATTATGGCCGCAGTGAAGTGCGCCAGTATTTACGCGATAACGCTCTCATGTGGTTCGAGGAATATCACGTCGACGGCCTGCGTTGGGACATGATAATCTATATCAGCAGCATTGACGGTAATGAAGGAAATCCGGCTAATGATATTCCCGAAGGCTGGAGCCTGATGCAGTGGATCAATGGGGAAATCCAAAAAAAATTTCCGGGCAAGATCAGCATCGGTGAGAGCATGAGGAATAACCCCTGGGTTACTAAAGATGCGGGAGCGGGCGGCTTAGGCTTCAATGCGCAATGGGATGCCGAATTTGTTCACCCCGTTCGTCAGGCCGTCATCGTACGTGATGATAAAGACCGTGATCTAGGCGAGGTCGTCAAAGCTATCGAGCACCGCTACGACCCGGACGTCTTCAGGCGGGTCATTTATACTGAGTCGCACGACGAGGTTGCGAATGGCCGGGCACGCGTGCCGGAAGAGATATGGCCGGGTAATGTGGACAGCTGGTTTTCCAAGAAGCGTTCCACATTAGGAGCTGCGCTTGTTCTTACTTCGCCTGGCATTCCGATGATTTTTCAAGGACAGGAGTTGCTTGAAGATCGCTGGTTTCAGGATAAGGACCCGATTGATTGGTCTAGAACTGCCGCGGAAAATGGTATTCTCAGCATGTATCGGGACCTGATTGCCCTGCGACGCAACCTCTCAGGCGTAACGCGGGGGTTATGCGGTCAAACCATGCATATCTATCATGTTGACCATGAGGCCAAAGTCATCGCCTTCCATCGTTCGGACAAACAGGGCCCAAAAGATAGCTCCATTGTGGTGGTTAATATGACGAACCAAAATCGCGATGGTTATGTCATCGGTTTTCCGCGAGCAGGGTTGTGGAAGACCCGCTTTAACAGTGACTCCTACAATTATGACCCCCATTTTGCCAACCATCCCACCACTGACGTCGTAACCCGTGCGGAAGGAGCCGACGGGCTGCCCTGCTCCGGCGGAATCGGCATTGGGCCGTACACGGTGGTAATTTTTTCACAGGATGAATAA
- a CDS encoding lmo0937 family membrane protein, giving the protein MLWTIAVVLLILWVLGLVSNYTMGGFIHVLLVIAIVVVLVRIIRGEKVL; this is encoded by the coding sequence ATGTTGTGGACAATCGCCGTGGTACTACTGATTCTGTGGGTGCTGGGCTTGGTGAGCAATTACACGATGGGTGGGTTCATCCATGTTTTGCTGGTGATCGCAATCGTCGTGGTGCTGGTCAGGATCATCCGGGGGGAAAAAGTCTTGTAG
- a CDS encoding coiled coil domain-containing protein gives MNDKRKAYEEKLDAQLKEWGAQIGLLKAKADNAKADAKIEYYKTIEVLQSKQNEAKAKLKELKTASDAAWEDLKKGAEKAWADVKTAYHDASSRFK, from the coding sequence ATGAACGACAAAAGAAAAGCATACGAAGAAAAGCTTGATGCGCAGTTGAAGGAATGGGGCGCACAGATCGGCCTGCTCAAGGCCAAGGCGGACAATGCCAAGGCCGACGCGAAGATCGAGTATTACAAAACCATCGAGGTCTTGCAGAGCAAGCAGAATGAAGCCAAGGCGAAGCTGAAAGAGTTGAAGACCGCCAGCGATGCGGCATGGGAAGACCTCAAGAAAGGCGCGGAGAAGGCCTGGGCTGACGTGAAGACGGCCTACCACGACGCGAGCTCGAGGTTCAAATGA
- a CDS encoding molybdopterin-dependent oxidoreductase: protein MKMRGTPGVLMGSLVGALVTAALIAVFYAGWRLADLPFVPFDVFDWTTRVLPGAFIEFVIGAMVAAIRGLSLGPTSVVAKLMEQAMGIVGLFVTGVVAGAVLFGVLRVLRGRLSYPLGLLVGLFAAIPAVLISASLGKTAVAPPVVSALWILFVFALWGMALGWTYLRLAGFSVTGEQGSDLESSVQRVSRRQFIIRLAGFTATITVSGAMVGLLSERHSRMKMESLMPWSSTHALPNANAAVKPAPGTRPEYTPLERHYRIDINTTPPKIDGMMWRLKIKGLVDKPLSLTLDELRRYEPMHQFVTLSCISNPVGGDLIGTTRWTGVSLKSFLLDLGLKPGATHLKISSADGFFETLALETVMADERVMLAYAWDGVPLHEDHGFPLRVYMPDLHGMKQPKWIETIEAMDHWEPGYWVVRGWDKVAKMKATSVIDTIAVDMTIISADQRKLVPIGGIAHAGARGISKVEVQVDNGPWQEAAIRTPLSQTTWVLWRYDWPFQSGKHNFTVRCYDGSSRPQIVEVMPPAPSGASGLFSKSQKF from the coding sequence ATGAAAATGCGTGGCACGCCGGGAGTTCTCATGGGATCGCTGGTCGGGGCATTGGTGACCGCGGCGCTGATCGCCGTCTTTTACGCGGGATGGCGGCTGGCGGACCTGCCCTTCGTCCCCTTTGACGTGTTCGACTGGACGACCCGCGTCCTGCCGGGAGCGTTCATTGAATTCGTCATCGGCGCCATGGTGGCCGCCATCCGCGGTCTCTCCCTGGGCCCCACGTCGGTCGTCGCCAAGCTCATGGAGCAGGCCATGGGGATCGTCGGCCTCTTTGTCACCGGCGTTGTTGCCGGTGCGGTTCTCTTCGGCGTGCTGCGCGTTCTTCGCGGCCGGTTAAGTTACCCGTTGGGCCTCCTCGTCGGGTTGTTCGCGGCCATTCCCGCCGTGCTCATCAGCGCCTCGCTCGGCAAGACCGCCGTGGCTCCGCCGGTGGTCAGTGCGCTCTGGATCCTGTTCGTCTTTGCCTTATGGGGGATGGCACTCGGCTGGACTTACCTGAGGCTGGCCGGTTTCAGCGTTACCGGTGAACAGGGTTCGGACCTTGAATCCTCCGTTCAGCGGGTCAGTCGGCGCCAATTCATCATCCGTCTTGCCGGGTTCACGGCGACCATCACGGTGAGCGGGGCGATGGTGGGCCTCCTGTCGGAGCGCCACAGCCGGATGAAAATGGAGAGCCTCATGCCCTGGTCCTCAACGCACGCTCTGCCGAACGCAAACGCAGCGGTCAAGCCCGCGCCCGGCACGCGGCCCGAATACACTCCCCTGGAGCGGCACTACCGCATCGATATCAACACGACTCCGCCGAAGATCGACGGGATGATGTGGCGGCTCAAGATCAAGGGACTGGTCGATAAGCCCCTGTCCCTCACCCTGGACGAGCTCCGGCGCTACGAACCCATGCACCAGTTCGTCACGCTGTCCTGCATCTCAAACCCCGTGGGCGGGGACCTGATCGGCACGACGCGCTGGACCGGCGTCAGCCTGAAGAGCTTCCTGCTCGACCTCGGCCTGAAGCCCGGCGCCACGCACCTGAAGATCAGCTCCGCCGACGGCTTTTTTGAGACCCTGGCACTGGAAACGGTCATGGCCGACGAACGGGTTATGCTGGCCTATGCCTGGGACGGTGTGCCGCTGCATGAGGACCACGGCTTTCCGCTGCGCGTCTACATGCCGGACCTCCACGGGATGAAGCAGCCCAAATGGATCGAGACCATCGAGGCGATGGACCACTGGGAGCCGGGCTACTGGGTGGTCCGCGGCTGGGACAAGGTCGCAAAGATGAAGGCAACGTCCGTGATCGACACCATCGCCGTTGATATGACCATCATCAGCGCCGATCAGCGGAAACTGGTGCCCATCGGCGGGATCGCCCACGCGGGAGCCCGCGGGATCTCGAAGGTCGAGGTGCAGGTTGATAACGGCCCCTGGCAGGAGGCCGCGATCAGGACTCCCCTGTCGCAAACGACATGGGTGCTCTGGCGCTATGACTGGCCGTTCCAGTCCGGCAAGCACAACTTTACGGTGCGCTGTTATGACGGGAGCAGCAGGCCGCAGATCGTCGAGGTGATGCCGCCCGCACCCAGCGGAGCCTCCGGGCTGTTCAGCAAGAGTCAGAAGTTCTGA
- a CDS encoding glycoside hydrolase family 15 protein, giving the protein MPRDIPIGNGSLLILYDKTGLVRELCFPSVGSENHAQGHAFRVGVWANGVFSWIDGEGWERSLDYEDDTLVARIGLVSNSLGLNITMRDVVDFHENLYVREISVKNLTPQPIELRLFFHHDFHIYGSEIGDTVCFKPEEKGLLHYKGKRYFFVNALTEKGVGVDQFATGIKESKGLSGTWVDAEDGVLSGNPVSQGSVDSVCAVHMTIPPDQTAQAWYWMAACVDWKGVKRLNDLVVRRTPGHFIARTADYWKLWLDRERMKFGDLPDAVTRLYTRSLLILRTHISDNGAVIAANDSDILQFSRDTYAYMWPRDGALAAHALDLAGFPIPAQKFFAFCGEIIGRNGFFMHKYNPDGSLASSWHPWVLEGKPHLPIQEDETGLVLWALWEHYKLYQDVEFIKPLYRKVIKAGADFLCDFADQRTWLPLPSYDLWEERLGIHTFTTCAVIAGLKAAANFTSALGETELWEKYQAAADRFKGALEEHLFDQEAGRFMNGISDHDGSPQKDLKLDASLCGLFAFGVFPASDEKVVNTIEALKEKLWCKTTLGGLARYELDRYQSAAAPSPDIPGNPWIISTLWYAQYLVEKAKTGTQLRESIGVLKWVTERALRSGVLAEQVDPLSGEAVSVSPLVWSHAAFIIAVQQYLRKHREVERCPTCGQPLLPW; this is encoded by the coding sequence ATGCCGAGGGACATACCGATAGGGAACGGCTCCCTGTTGATCCTGTATGATAAGACAGGGCTTGTGCGGGAGCTCTGCTTCCCAAGCGTGGGCAGTGAGAACCACGCCCAGGGCCATGCCTTCAGGGTCGGCGTCTGGGCGAACGGCGTATTCTCCTGGATCGACGGGGAGGGATGGGAGCGCTCGCTGGACTACGAGGATGACACCCTCGTGGCCAGGATCGGGCTTGTGAGCAATTCCCTCGGCCTGAACATCACGATGAGGGATGTCGTTGACTTCCACGAGAATCTCTACGTGCGGGAGATCTCTGTAAAGAACCTCACGCCGCAGCCCATCGAGCTCCGCCTCTTTTTCCATCATGATTTCCACATCTACGGCTCGGAGATCGGCGATACGGTCTGCTTCAAGCCGGAAGAGAAGGGGCTTCTCCATTACAAGGGGAAAAGATATTTTTTCGTCAATGCCCTGACGGAAAAGGGAGTCGGTGTCGACCAGTTTGCAACGGGGATAAAAGAATCAAAGGGTCTGAGCGGAACCTGGGTCGACGCCGAAGACGGAGTTCTTTCCGGCAATCCTGTTTCGCAGGGTTCGGTGGACTCGGTCTGCGCCGTGCATATGACAATCCCGCCCGACCAGACTGCGCAGGCCTGGTACTGGATGGCGGCCTGCGTTGACTGGAAAGGCGTGAAGCGGTTGAACGATCTCGTCGTCCGGAGAACGCCGGGACATTTCATCGCGAGGACAGCCGATTACTGGAAGCTGTGGCTCGACCGGGAGCGCATGAAATTCGGCGATCTGCCCGATGCCGTCACCCGGCTGTATACGCGGAGCCTCCTCATCCTGAGGACGCACATCAGCGACAACGGCGCGGTCATAGCCGCGAATGACTCCGACATCCTTCAGTTCTCCCGGGACACCTATGCGTACATGTGGCCAAGGGACGGCGCGCTTGCGGCGCACGCCCTCGACCTCGCCGGCTTCCCGATACCGGCGCAGAAGTTCTTTGCATTCTGCGGCGAGATCATCGGGCGGAACGGCTTTTTCATGCACAAGTACAACCCCGACGGCTCCCTCGCCAGTTCGTGGCATCCCTGGGTCCTGGAAGGAAAGCCCCATCTCCCCATCCAGGAGGACGAGACGGGGCTCGTGCTCTGGGCGCTCTGGGAGCACTATAAACTGTACCAGGACGTTGAGTTCATCAAGCCCCTGTACCGGAAGGTCATCAAGGCCGGCGCGGACTTCCTGTGCGATTTCGCAGATCAGAGAACGTGGCTCCCCCTGCCCTCGTACGACCTCTGGGAAGAGCGCCTCGGCATTCACACCTTTACCACCTGCGCTGTTATCGCCGGGCTGAAAGCGGCCGCCAATTTTACCTCGGCCCTGGGCGAAACGGAGCTCTGGGAGAAATACCAGGCAGCGGCCGATAGGTTCAAGGGAGCGCTTGAGGAGCATCTCTTTGACCAGGAAGCCGGGAGGTTCATGAACGGAATTTCAGACCATGACGGATCGCCTCAGAAGGACCTCAAGCTCGATGCCAGCCTCTGCGGGCTCTTCGCCTTCGGAGTTTTCCCGGCATCCGACGAGAAGGTCGTCAATACCATCGAGGCGCTGAAAGAAAAGCTCTGGTGCAAGACAACGCTCGGCGGGCTGGCACGGTACGAACTCGACCGTTATCAGAGCGCGGCCGCGCCAAGCCCGGACATCCCCGGCAACCCCTGGATCATCAGCACGCTCTGGTATGCCCAATACCTGGTCGAAAAGGCGAAGACCGGGACCCAGCTGCGGGAGTCGATCGGCGTATTGAAATGGGTTACCGAGAGGGCGCTGCGGTCGGGGGTCCTCGCGGAGCAGGTGGACCCCCTGAGCGGAGAAGCGGTCTCGGTCTCCCCCCTCGTCTGGAGCCACGCCGCTTTCATCATCGCGGTGCAGCAATATCTGAGGAAACACCGGGAAGTGGAGCGGTGTCCCACCTGCGGACAGCCGCTCTTGCCCTGGTGA
- a CDS encoding HAMP domain-containing sensor histidine kinase — translation MFKNLYTRLAAVLLGLFLLVGVLYLLLTLYTTRLYFQEVNQRLNRILAQHLVSEKILMKDGRVDEEALRNIFHMLMVVNPVIEVYLLDPEGRIVAYSAPPGKVKRKSVSLEPVRQLLAGAPALPILGDDPRDPSQKKIFSAAPITLDNRMQGYLYIILAGEEFDTEAQMLRGSYILRLSLWAAAGGLLFALLAALLLFNRMTRPLRQLTSAMEDFRRYDFSAAPPFMRGVKTASGNEIDRLSIIFKEMADRIVLLIAELKQSDWHRREYLANIAHDLRTPLASLHGYLETLLMKEGSLSAGEQRSYLATAIKRSDQLGKLVAGLFELAKLDSPDVQVRLEPFSLAELIQDILQKFKLAAEKGKVALRMDITGDLPLISADIGLTERVFDNLIENALRFTPRDGMISVAASLENDRVKVQVSDTGLGIPSEAIPHLFDRFPQRDRSALANESGSGLGLAIVKRILKLHGSGIEVSSRVNRGTTFTFTLPVHEASF, via the coding sequence ATGTTCAAGAACCTCTATACGAGACTGGCCGCTGTGCTGCTCGGGCTTTTCCTGCTTGTCGGCGTCCTGTACCTCCTGCTCACGCTCTACACCACCCGGCTCTATTTCCAGGAGGTGAACCAGAGGCTCAACCGGATCCTGGCGCAGCACCTGGTTTCGGAAAAGATCCTGATGAAGGACGGCAGGGTCGATGAAGAGGCCCTGCGAAACATTTTTCACATGCTCATGGTCGTGAACCCCGTGATCGAGGTCTATCTGCTCGACCCGGAGGGCAGGATCGTGGCATACTCCGCGCCGCCCGGCAAGGTGAAGAGGAAATCGGTCTCCCTGGAGCCCGTCAGGCAATTGCTTGCGGGCGCCCCTGCTTTGCCCATCCTGGGAGACGACCCGCGCGACCCTTCCCAGAAGAAGATATTTTCCGCGGCTCCGATCACCCTGGACAACCGGATGCAGGGCTATCTGTACATCATCCTGGCAGGCGAGGAATTCGATACCGAGGCCCAGATGCTCCGGGGCAGCTACATCCTCCGTCTCAGTCTCTGGGCCGCCGCGGGTGGCCTGCTGTTTGCCTTATTGGCGGCGCTCCTCCTGTTCAACCGGATGACGAGGCCGCTCCGGCAGCTTACATCGGCGATGGAGGACTTCCGAAGGTATGATTTCTCCGCGGCTCCCCCTTTCATGCGGGGCGTCAAGACCGCATCGGGAAACGAGATCGACAGACTCTCGATCATCTTCAAGGAGATGGCGGACCGGATCGTTCTTCTGATAGCGGAATTGAAACAGTCAGACTGGCACCGGCGGGAATACCTGGCGAACATCGCCCACGATCTTCGCACCCCGCTCGCCTCGCTCCATGGCTATCTCGAGACGCTGCTGATGAAAGAGGGATCGCTTTCGGCCGGGGAGCAGCGGAGCTATCTTGCGACCGCCATCAAGCGCTCCGACCAGCTCGGCAAGCTCGTGGCCGGGCTCTTTGAACTGGCGAAGCTGGATTCGCCCGATGTCCAGGTCCGGCTTGAGCCCTTTTCCCTGGCGGAACTCATCCAGGACATACTCCAGAAGTTCAAGCTCGCTGCGGAGAAGGGAAAGGTCGCGCTCCGGATGGACATCACGGGGGACCTCCCCCTGATTTCCGCCGACATCGGGCTTACCGAACGGGTTTTCGACAATCTGATCGAAAATGCCCTGCGCTTTACGCCGAGGGACGGAATGATCAGCGTCGCCGCTTCTCTCGAGAATGACCGGGTGAAGGTGCAGGTATCCGATACCGGCTTGGGCATTCCTTCTGAGGCCATTCCCCATCTGTTCGACCGTTTTCCCCAGCGCGATCGCAGCGCACTGGCGAACGAATCGGGATCAGGACTCGGCCTTGCCATTGTGAAGAGAATCCTCAAGCTTCACGGGAGCGGCATCGAGGTCAGCAGCCGGGTCAACAGGGGCACGACCTTCACGTTCACCCTGCCGGTCCACGAGGCTTCTTTCTAG
- a CDS encoding response regulator transcription factor: MPRKILVIEDDKDIARLVELHLRDAGYEVSLAHDGKAGLEQAFARHFDLIILDLMLPGVDGLEICRQVRAGSAYTPILMLTSKSSELDRVLGLEIGADDYLTKPFSIRELLARVKALFRRLEAIRSEASKEPQTAITAGDLVIDAAKRKVALKGEPVALTAKEFDLLHHFARHPGRVYTRSELLSVVWGYGYEGYEHTVNSHINRLRAKIEDDPAAPRYILSVRGVGYKFSEGGEGEKEP; the protein is encoded by the coding sequence ATGCCGCGGAAGATCCTCGTCATTGAGGATGATAAAGACATCGCCCGCCTCGTCGAGCTTCACCTGAGGGACGCGGGGTATGAAGTGAGCCTGGCCCATGACGGCAAAGCAGGCCTCGAACAGGCCTTCGCGCGGCACTTCGACCTGATCATCCTTGATCTGATGCTTCCCGGCGTCGATGGCCTGGAGATCTGCCGGCAGGTGAGGGCCGGCTCCGCCTATACGCCGATCCTGATGCTGACTTCGAAATCTTCCGAGCTCGACCGGGTCCTGGGACTCGAGATCGGCGCCGATGACTATCTGACCAAGCCCTTCAGTATCCGGGAGCTTCTCGCGCGGGTCAAGGCCCTGTTCCGGCGCCTGGAAGCGATCCGATCGGAGGCTTCGAAGGAGCCGCAGACGGCGATCACCGCCGGGGATCTCGTGATCGATGCGGCGAAAAGAAAGGTTGCGCTCAAGGGAGAACCGGTGGCGCTCACTGCCAAGGAGTTCGACCTCCTGCACCACTTTGCCCGCCATCCCGGCCGGGTCTATACGAGATCGGAACTGCTGAGCGTTGTATGGGGCTATGGATACGAGGGCTACGAGCACACGGTCAATTCCCATATAAATCGCCTCAGGGCAAAGATCGAGGACGATCCCGCGGCGCCCCGCTACATTTTGAGCGTCCGCGGTGTCGGTTACAAGTTCTCCGAGGGAGGGGAAGGGGAGAAAGAACCGTAA